One region of uncultured Methanolobus sp. genomic DNA includes:
- the hisI gene encoding phosphoribosyl-AMP cyclohydrolase, whose protein sequence is MINLDDLKYDNGLIQAIAQDSNTKEVLMCAFMNREALEKTIETGIAHYWSRSRQSLWKKGESSGHTQNVVEIRIDCDMDAILLLVKQTGGACHTGFRSCFYRTIDGKEVGEKVFDPKDVY, encoded by the coding sequence ATGATAAATCTTGATGATCTGAAATACGACAATGGTCTCATACAGGCCATCGCACAGGATAGCAATACCAAAGAAGTGCTCATGTGTGCTTTCATGAACAGGGAAGCCCTTGAGAAAACAATAGAGACAGGTATCGCTCATTACTGGAGTCGCAGCAGGCAAAGTCTCTGGAAGAAAGGAGAAAGCTCAGGCCATACCCAGAATGTTGTTGAAATCCGTATCGATTGCGACATGGATGCTATACTGTTATTAGTGAAGCAGACAGGAGGCGCATGTCACACCGGATTCAGATCATGTTTCTACAGGACAATTGACGGTAAGGAAGTCGGAGAGAAAGTCTTCGACCCGAAAGATGTTTACTGA
- a CDS encoding nucleotidyltransferase domain-containing protein, which produces MIERAPCLNKEELLPLLREFFIKEESVELAYLFGSVAEDTAGPLSDVDIGVYLSETLTEKERIYKRIDLINELSDLLKSDKLDLIVINDASPVLRFEIIRPNVTIFSRDDDLRVDVEHRIMSVYLDWKFYEDRLNRHFLERITEKGVV; this is translated from the coding sequence ATGATAGAAAGAGCTCCGTGTCTTAACAAAGAAGAACTTCTTCCTCTTCTGAGAGAATTCTTTATTAAAGAAGAATCAGTTGAGCTTGCCTACCTTTTTGGTTCGGTTGCAGAGGACACGGCAGGTCCGTTAAGTGATGTGGATATTGGTGTTTATCTTTCCGAAACACTAACAGAGAAAGAGAGAATCTACAAACGAATTGACCTGATAAATGAGCTTTCCGACCTGCTGAAAAGTGACAAACTGGACCTTATCGTAATAAATGATGCAAGTCCTGTCCTTAGATTTGAGATAATAAGGCCAAACGTTACCATATTTTCACGGGATGATGACCTGCGTGTTGATGTTGAACATCGTATCATGTCAGTATATCTGGACTGGAAATTCTATGAAGACAGGTTGAACAGGCATTTTCTTGAAAGAATTACAGAAAAAGGGGTTGTTTAA
- a CDS encoding DUF86 domain-containing protein, with translation MNPDEKILRKLNFMQKCVDYLKSVDAGSKELEANYELRSAVERNFQLAIESSIDIGEMIISREGFERPDFYRNVFLILGKNNVIPSDFAEEFSKAAGFRNVLVHIYEDINIEILYTFLTERLEGFDEFAGYIAEYLNKKS, from the coding sequence ATGAACCCTGATGAGAAAATCCTCAGAAAGCTAAATTTCATGCAAAAATGTGTGGATTATCTAAAATCAGTAGATGCAGGAAGCAAAGAACTGGAAGCTAATTACGAACTACGCAGTGCGGTAGAAAGGAATTTCCAGCTTGCAATTGAAAGTTCAATAGACATTGGAGAGATGATCATTTCCAGAGAAGGTTTTGAAAGGCCTGACTTCTACAGAAATGTATTCCTGATTCTCGGGAAAAACAACGTGATTCCTTCCGATTTCGCAGAAGAATTCTCAAAAGCAGCCGGATTTAGAAATGTTTTGGTTCATATCTATGAAGACATTAATATCGAGATTCTATATACTTTCCTGACAGAAAGACTGGAAGGTTTTGATGAATTTGCAGGATACATTGCAGAATATCTGAACAAAAAATCCTGA
- a CDS encoding PINc/VapC family ATPase: MEECSQNKQKIVPDTSAVIDGILSGRIRDEGLRDVDIYVPEAVMAELEAQANRGLEIGYKGLEEVQELHKFAENGDIRLFFTGIRPNSDQVKLAKGGEIDALIRETAVELEAKFVTGDRVQSLVAKAKGLNTDFVKPPMEEFGPLLIDEFFTPDTMSVHLKHKVCPMAKRGSIGNVQYMKIRNEPCTYQELKMISRELLDRARSDQESFTEMSFSGATVLQIRNMRIAISTPPFSDDVEITIVRPIASVSLEEYRLSDVLKDRIRTQRGVLIAGPPGAGKSTFAAGVAIYLKDRGFVVKTMESPRDLQVPGEITQYGPLDGSLENTADVLLLVRPDYTIYDEVRKTKDFETFADMRLAGVGMIGVVHANRAVDAIQRLIGRVELGVIPQVVDTVIFIDKGKIAKVQVLEFTVKVPAGMMEADLARPVILISDLETGKSEFEIYTYGEQVVVMPLGGEQQRSPSWKLAEGEVKDYISSYASGPVEVEMIADNRAFVRVRDKDLPKVIGKGGKTIDDIERSLGIHIDVRKFEDGEEHRPREKKEHHPIVERSKKHIILNIPEAATRDVEVYAGEGFLFSATVGRHGDIKVRADSEVAQDIMYALQEGEVLWVKEI; this comes from the coding sequence ATGGAAGAGTGTTCACAAAATAAACAAAAAATAGTTCCTGATACCAGTGCGGTCATAGATGGTATCCTTTCAGGGAGGATACGTGATGAGGGACTCAGGGATGTAGATATTTACGTTCCTGAAGCTGTCATGGCTGAACTGGAAGCCCAGGCAAACCGCGGGCTTGAGATCGGATATAAAGGCCTTGAAGAGGTTCAGGAACTTCATAAATTCGCTGAAAACGGCGATATAAGATTATTTTTCACAGGAATCAGACCTAATTCAGACCAGGTTAAACTTGCAAAGGGCGGAGAGATAGATGCCCTTATCAGGGAGACAGCAGTTGAGCTGGAAGCTAAATTTGTCACAGGGGACAGAGTGCAGTCACTGGTTGCAAAAGCAAAAGGGCTTAACACGGATTTTGTCAAGCCACCTATGGAAGAATTCGGACCACTACTTATTGATGAGTTTTTCACACCTGACACAATGTCGGTGCACCTTAAACACAAGGTCTGCCCAATGGCAAAAAGAGGGTCCATTGGAAATGTGCAGTACATGAAGATAAGGAATGAGCCATGTACATACCAGGAACTGAAAATGATTTCCCGGGAATTACTTGACAGGGCACGCTCAGACCAGGAATCGTTCACTGAAATGTCATTCAGCGGTGCAACGGTGCTCCAGATAAGGAATATGAGAATTGCTATTTCCACACCACCTTTCTCAGATGATGTGGAAATTACAATAGTAAGACCTATAGCATCGGTCTCACTGGAAGAATATCGCCTGAGCGATGTGCTCAAGGACAGAATCAGAACCCAGAGAGGAGTTCTCATTGCCGGACCACCTGGTGCAGGAAAATCCACATTTGCAGCAGGAGTTGCAATCTACCTGAAAGACAGGGGATTTGTAGTTAAGACCATGGAATCTCCACGTGACCTGCAGGTCCCGGGAGAGATCACACAATACGGACCTCTTGATGGGAGTCTGGAGAATACCGCAGATGTATTGTTACTTGTGCGTCCTGACTACACTATATATGACGAGGTACGCAAGACAAAGGACTTTGAGACCTTTGCCGACATGAGACTTGCCGGTGTGGGTATGATCGGAGTTGTGCATGCAAACCGTGCAGTTGACGCGATCCAGCGACTTATCGGCAGGGTGGAACTTGGTGTAATCCCGCAGGTTGTTGATACGGTTATTTTCATCGACAAGGGCAAGATCGCAAAAGTTCAGGTGCTTGAGTTCACTGTGAAGGTCCCTGCAGGAATGATGGAAGCTGATCTTGCAAGACCTGTCATTCTTATATCTGATCTTGAGACCGGAAAGAGCGAGTTTGAGATATACACCTACGGCGAGCAGGTTGTTGTGATGCCGCTTGGAGGGGAACAGCAGAGAAGCCCTTCCTGGAAACTTGCCGAAGGAGAGGTAAAGGATTATATCAGCAGCTATGCAAGCGGCCCGGTGGAGGTGGAGATGATAGCAGATAACCGTGCCTTTGTGCGTGTCAGGGACAAGGATCTGCCAAAGGTTATCGGCAAGGGAGGAAAGACTATCGATGATATTGAAAGGTCGCTGGGTATCCACATCGATGTACGTAAGTTCGAAGACGGTGAGGAGCACAGACCCCGTGAAAAGAAAGAGCATCACCCGATAGTCGAGCGCAGTAAAAAGCATATTATTCTTAATATTCCCGAAGCTGCAACAAGAGATGTTGAAGTTTACGCAGGAGAAGGATTTCTGTTCTCAGCAACGGTTGGCAGACATGGGGATATCAAGGTCAGAGCCGATTCAGAGGTAGCACAGGATATTATGTATGCTTTACAGGAAGGAGAAGTATTGTGGGTGAAGGAAATCTGA
- a CDS encoding ATPase domain-containing protein yields MDYSFDGTGGFRIPTGIAGLDVQLGGGVPPGTTILILAEPGANSDMFAEQFVYGGLLNNEDVFYFTSEHPVQEIIDEMEEMKWDVEKYVEDEQLKFVDAYLPRFYSVLPKEFTSDLSAKDFLKKGIDSMGLLKACVKQPRSQKYRGVVDSISYFLRAYNLNSVVEVIEMISSIGKATGAIHLILMTAGMHDSVTENTLRHICDGVIEFRIKERGSEIERTIMIRKMRGMLVPNRTISYMVTRKGIELETTTRVL; encoded by the coding sequence ATGGATTACAGTTTTGATGGTACGGGTGGATTCAGAATCCCTACAGGAATAGCCGGACTTGATGTGCAGCTTGGAGGTGGAGTTCCTCCGGGGACAACTATTCTTATTCTCGCAGAACCGGGGGCAAACTCCGATATGTTTGCTGAACAATTTGTTTATGGAGGTCTTCTCAACAATGAAGATGTCTTTTATTTCACATCCGAGCATCCTGTCCAGGAAATTATTGATGAAATGGAAGAAATGAAGTGGGATGTAGAGAAATATGTAGAAGATGAGCAACTTAAATTTGTGGATGCGTATCTCCCAAGGTTCTACAGCGTTCTTCCAAAAGAGTTCACAAGTGATCTGTCAGCCAAGGATTTCCTCAAAAAAGGCATCGATTCAATGGGATTGCTTAAAGCTTGTGTGAAGCAACCAAGAAGCCAGAAATACCGTGGTGTTGTGGATTCAATCTCATACTTCCTGCGGGCTTATAACCTGAATAGTGTTGTGGAAGTTATTGAAATGATATCTTCCATTGGCAAAGCTACCGGAGCCATCCATCTCATATTAATGACAGCTGGTATGCATGACTCTGTTACAGAAAATACCTTGCGTCACATATGTGACGGAGTTATAGAATTCAGGATAAAGGAACGTGGGAGCGAAATAGAAAGGACAATTATGATACGGAAGATGCGTGGAATGCTGGTTCCTAACAGAACAATTTCCTATATGGTTACCCGTAAAGGAATTGAGCTTGAAACAACTACTCGTGTCCTCTGA